The proteins below come from a single Rosa rugosa chromosome 2, drRosRugo1.1, whole genome shotgun sequence genomic window:
- the LOC133731584 gene encoding non-specific phospholipase C1 yields the protein MAFRRPSFTSALFLCVLLLSTHSSIARKTHKIRGPIKTVVVLVMENRSFDHILGWLKSTRPEIDGLTGKESNRLSVSNPNSPKVHVSSDAGFIDSDPGHSFQAIREQIFGSHRSSGNPALMNGFAQQAESMSPGMAATVMSGFKPEVLPAYTELANEFAVFDRWFASVPASTQPNRFYVHSATSHGATSNVRKDLIHGFPQRTIFDSLDENDLSFGIYYQNIPASLFFKSLRKLKHVTKFHSYALKFKLHAKLGKLPNYAVIEQRYFDVKEMPANDDHPSHDVARGQRFVKEVYETLRKSPQWKEMALLITYDEHGGFYDHVPTPISGVPSPDGITGPDPFYFRFDRLGVRVPTILVSPWIEKGTVIHEPTGPTPHSQFEHSSIPATVKKLFNLKSNFLTKRDAWAGTFENYFYLRDTPRDDCPETLPEVTKSLRPGGPKEDISLSEFQVELIQLASQLNGDHVLNTYPYIGERMNVREANSYAEDAVKRFLEAGRAALKAGANESAIVMMRPSLTSRVKMQDHGSYLESQ from the exons ATGGCTTTCCGGCGACCTTCTTTCACCTCGGCTCTCTTCCTCTGCGTCCTGCTACTGTCCACCCATTCTTCTATTGCGCGCAAAACCCACAAAATCCGAGGACCCATCAAAACCGTCGTCGTTTTGGTCATGGAAAACCGCTCCTTTGACCATATCCTCGGCTGGCTCAAGTCGACCCGACCCGAAATCGACGGTTTAACCGGCAAAGAATCGAACCGGCTCTCCGTTTCCAACCCGAATTCCCCGAAAGTCCACGTCTCCAGCGACGCCGGCTTCATCGACTCCGATCCCGGCCACTCGTTCCAGGCGATCCGGGAACAGATATTCGGATCCCACCGGAGCTCCGGCAACCCGGCCCTGATGAACGGGTTCGCCCAGCAGGCCGAGTCCATGTCCCCGGGCATGGCCGCCACCGTCATGAGCGGCTTCAAACCGGAGGTCCTCCCCGCCTACACCGAGTTAGCCAACGAGTTCGCCGTCTTCGACCGGTGGTTCGCTTCCGTCCCGGCGTCGACCCAGCCGAACCGGTTCTACGTCCACTCCGCCACGTCACACGGCGCCACCAGCAACGTCCGGAAGGACCTAATCCACGGGTTCCCTCAGCGAACCATCTTCGACTCCCTGGACGAAAATGACCTCAGCTTCGGGATTTATTACCAGAACATCCCCGCCTCCCTGTTCTTCAAGAGCCTCAGGAAGCTGAAGCACGTGACCAAGTTCCACAGCTACGCCTTGAAGTTCAAGCTCCACGCCAAGCTCGGGAAGCTGCCCAACTACGCCGTCATCGAGCAGCGGTACTTCGACGTTAAGGAGATGCCGGCCAATGACGACCACCCGTCGCATGACGTGGCGAGAGGGCAGAGGTTCGTGAAGGAGGTGTACGAGACTCTGAGGAAGAGCCCGCAGTGGAAAGAAATGGCATTGCTGATTACTTATGATGAGCACGGTGGGTTTTACGACCATGTGCCTACGCCTATTTCGGGTGTTCCTAGTCCTGATGGGATTACCGGGCCTGACCCGTTTTACTTCCGGTTTGACCGGTTGGGGGTTCGGGTGCCTACCATTCTTGTCTCCCCCTGGATCGAAAAGGGTACCG TGATCCATGAGCCAACAGGGCCAACACCACATTCCCAGTTTGAGCATTCTTCTATTCCCGCAACTGTAAAGAAGCTTTTCAATTTAAAATCCAACTTCCTGACAAAGAGAGATGCATGGGCTGGTACTTTTGAGAATTACTTTTACCTCCGTGACACTCCTCGTGATGATTGTCCAG AAACTCTTCCAGAGGTGACGAAATCACTGAGGCCAGGGGGACCTAAAGAAGACATAAGCCTCTCAGAGTTTCAGGTTGAACTGATCCAACTTGCATCCCAGCTCAACGGTGATCATGTACTCAACACTTACCCCTATATCGGCGAAAGAATGAACGTGCGCGAAGCCAACAGTTATGCAGAGGATGCTGTCAAGAGGTTCCTGGAAGCTGGAAGAGCTGCTCTTAAAGCCGGAGCCAACGAGTCTGCAATTGTTATGATGAGACCATCTCTCACTAGCCGAGTTAAAATGCAAGATCATGGTTCGTACCTAGAATCCCAATGA